A genomic region of Microlunatus sagamiharensis contains the following coding sequences:
- a CDS encoding ABC transporter permease — MTVLDTGDAGVATAASTGKTRGGGGLGRYLVIRFLLIIPTVFILVTLVFLLMRTTGDPITAAQGGRLPPEQLAERIHAAGYDRPLLVQYGDYLSHLLRGDFGTTLSDNRPVTQVLVTYGTATLELAVYALVVAFIVGIPLGMLAAYLRDRFGDAVLRVFAILCYATPVFFAGLLLKLVFAIELGVLPVSGRASTGTELDLQLLEGKTGIYLVDAIRLGDPAAVVDVLQHAVLPAVALGLLTAGIFLRLVRTNVIGTLGTEYVDAARSRGVSEYRLVRKHAYRPALIPIITVIGLQIALLLGGAVLTETTFEWKGLGFQLAQYLTARDFVAVQGIVALLAVIVAVTNFVVDVLAALIDPRVRY, encoded by the coding sequence TTGACCGTCCTCGACACGGGGGACGCGGGAGTCGCGACCGCCGCCTCCACGGGGAAGACCCGTGGGGGCGGCGGTCTCGGCCGCTACCTCGTGATCCGCTTCCTGCTGATCATCCCGACCGTCTTCATCCTGGTCACCCTGGTGTTCCTGCTGATGCGCACGACCGGTGACCCGATCACGGCCGCGCAGGGCGGCCGGCTGCCACCCGAGCAGCTCGCGGAACGGATCCACGCCGCCGGCTACGACCGGCCCCTGCTCGTGCAGTACGGCGACTACCTGAGCCACCTGCTGCGCGGCGACTTCGGCACGACGCTGAGCGACAACCGGCCGGTCACGCAGGTGCTCGTCACCTACGGCACGGCGACGCTGGAGCTCGCGGTCTACGCGCTGGTCGTGGCGTTCATCGTGGGCATCCCGCTGGGCATGCTCGCGGCGTACCTGCGCGACCGCTTCGGCGACGCGGTGCTGCGGGTGTTCGCGATCCTCTGCTACGCCACCCCCGTCTTCTTCGCGGGCCTGCTGCTCAAGCTGGTCTTCGCGATCGAGCTCGGCGTGCTGCCGGTCTCGGGCCGGGCCAGCACCGGCACCGAGCTGGACCTGCAGCTGCTCGAGGGCAAGACCGGCATCTACCTGGTCGACGCCATCCGGCTGGGCGACCCCGCCGCCGTGGTCGACGTCCTGCAGCACGCCGTCCTCCCCGCCGTGGCGCTCGGCCTGCTGACCGCCGGCATCTTCCTGCGCCTGGTGCGTACCAACGTCATCGGGACGCTCGGCACCGAGTACGTCGACGCCGCCCGCTCCCGCGGGGTGAGCGAGTACCGCCTCGTCCGCAAGCACGCGTACCGGCCGGCGCTCATCCCGATCATCACGGTGATCGGCCTCCAGATCGCCCTGCTCCTGGGCGGTGCGGTGCTCACCGAGACCACCTTCGAGTGGAAGGGCCTCGGCTTCCAGCTCGCGCAGTACCTCACCGCCCGCGACTTCGTCGCCGTCCAGGGCATCGTCGCCCTGCTCGCGGTGATCGTCGCGGTCACCAACTTCGTGGTCGACGTCCTCGCGGCGCTCATCGACCCGCGGGTGCGCTACTGA
- a CDS encoding ABC transporter permease translates to MATSTAPGPRAASVPTVRRRRTWRDLPVAHQLRQSVGVQRGMLVVGLVLTGVFVLVALLAPLVAPYRWAQREADGRAFDTLHPPGGDHLLGTTQGGYDVLSRVLWGAQTALQTMVIAVVLSIFVGVALGLVSGYVGGWLDRVLVVVADAIYAFPTLLLAIVASIAISGGQSSKWGGIFAAAVSITVVFIPQYLRVIRAETVRIKAEAYVESAKVVGASTGRIMFRHVLRNATRTLPLIFTLNCSEALLTLAGLGFLGFGIEPNSGAEWGYDLNRAVGDVTSGVWWTGLFPGLAIVLAVLGVTLVGESLNDLADPRLRGRRSVTAASGTVAATSVVPGGTLDSAAGLEAPDDDADGGRDR, encoded by the coding sequence ATGGCCACGTCCACCGCCCCCGGACCCCGGGCGGCCTCCGTGCCCACCGTGCGCCGTCGCCGCACCTGGCGCGACCTGCCCGTCGCGCACCAGCTGCGCCAGAGCGTGGGCGTCCAGCGCGGCATGCTCGTCGTGGGCCTCGTCCTGACCGGCGTCTTCGTCCTCGTCGCCCTGCTGGCGCCGCTCGTCGCGCCCTACCGGTGGGCGCAGCGCGAGGCCGACGGTCGCGCCTTCGACACGCTGCATCCGCCCGGCGGCGACCACCTGCTCGGGACCACGCAGGGCGGCTACGACGTCTTGTCCCGCGTGCTGTGGGGGGCGCAGACCGCGCTGCAGACCATGGTCATCGCCGTGGTGCTGTCGATCTTCGTCGGTGTCGCGCTCGGCCTCGTCTCCGGCTACGTCGGCGGCTGGCTCGACCGGGTGCTGGTCGTCGTCGCCGACGCGATCTACGCCTTCCCGACGCTGCTGCTGGCGATCGTGGCCTCGATCGCCATCTCGGGCGGTCAGTCGAGCAAGTGGGGCGGCATCTTCGCCGCGGCGGTCTCGATCACCGTGGTCTTCATCCCGCAGTACCTGCGGGTGATCCGGGCCGAGACCGTCCGCATCAAGGCCGAGGCGTACGTGGAGTCCGCCAAGGTCGTCGGCGCCTCGACCGGGCGCATCATGTTCCGCCACGTGCTGCGCAACGCGACCCGCACGCTGCCGCTGATCTTCACCCTCAACTGCAGCGAGGCGCTCCTGACGCTGGCGGGCCTCGGCTTCCTGGGCTTCGGCATCGAGCCCAACTCCGGCGCGGAGTGGGGCTACGACCTCAACCGCGCGGTCGGCGACGTCACCAGCGGCGTCTGGTGGACCGGGCTCTTCCCGGGCCTGGCCATCGTGCTCGCCGTGCTCGGCGTGACGCTCGTCGGCGAGAGCCTCAACGACCTCGCCGACCCGCGCCTGCGGGGCCGGCGCAGCGTCACCGCCGCGAGCGGGACGGTGGCGGCCACCTCGGTCGTCCCCGGCGGCACGCTGGACTCGGCGGCGGGGCTCGAGGCACCGGACGACGACGCCGACGGAGGGCGGGACCGATGA
- a CDS encoding FUSC family protein, with protein sequence MVTSRPGDGGLAPRTFGRGPSLLDPIAPDWVVRILAPKKAPVPWGDMVRSMLTVPVVLGAGLLLGQPGLAVFAGMGGLVGAFGDNGGPFRARFRRILLGGGAGLVGLLAGRWVEAGPLAVLAFAVLGVVSALLSSVSSNLSFAALQLLVYAAVAAALPAGVGVHVIAFAYALGLGWAVALSFIQTRLEPPVNQPRAAEVAVLHGLAEELRRPDGQADARTVHDRRATLTRQLSAAYDDVVTARSTSAGRRDDLRRLASALTASFSLVTAVFDLRLRSAASHPELAELVDRLATLVGQRRDRQVRAALDALEDEVGRASVDEVDARPVLTTLTQVVRTVEGRADSTTGSDRPSLASFAPGRKAWTFAARLGVTMAVAETVRLLVPLEKPYWIVLTAALVLKPDLGSVFARGVQRTLGTLVGVVIGVAIVAVVPHGVWLLLPIAACAFAFPYGRSLNYGLLSTFVTPLVLLLIDFGTRVDGRVALDRLLDTVIGAGVVLVVGYLCWPGTWRPRLGEHVAAGVEALAGYARVAFGSDRSLVGPARRRAYAAMSDVRAELQSTLAEPPPLSRQAAAWWPMIAQLEKTTDDLSEAAARARHPAARPPGDDVAQLVAGFDDLAASLRGHRDPRDLPDPASALLDDLAGDLRGARGIARGPRHD encoded by the coding sequence GTGGTGACCTCGCGACCTGGTGACGGCGGCCTCGCGCCGCGCACCTTCGGTCGCGGGCCGAGCCTGCTCGACCCCATCGCGCCGGACTGGGTGGTGCGGATCCTCGCGCCCAAGAAGGCGCCGGTGCCGTGGGGCGACATGGTGCGCTCGATGCTCACCGTCCCGGTCGTGCTCGGCGCCGGGCTGCTGCTCGGCCAGCCCGGGCTCGCCGTGTTCGCCGGCATGGGCGGCCTCGTGGGGGCGTTCGGCGACAACGGCGGTCCGTTCCGGGCGCGGTTCCGCCGCATCCTGCTCGGCGGCGGCGCAGGTCTGGTGGGTCTGCTGGCCGGGCGCTGGGTGGAGGCGGGCCCGCTCGCCGTGCTGGCGTTCGCGGTGCTGGGCGTCGTGTCGGCGCTGCTGAGCTCGGTCAGCTCCAACCTCTCCTTCGCCGCCCTGCAGCTGCTCGTGTACGCCGCGGTCGCGGCCGCGCTCCCGGCCGGGGTCGGCGTGCACGTCATCGCCTTCGCGTACGCCCTCGGCCTGGGCTGGGCCGTGGCGCTGTCCTTCATCCAGACCCGGCTCGAGCCGCCGGTCAACCAGCCCCGCGCCGCGGAGGTCGCGGTGCTGCACGGGCTCGCCGAGGAGCTGCGCCGACCCGACGGCCAGGCCGACGCCCGGACCGTGCACGACCGGAGGGCCACGCTGACGCGCCAGCTGTCCGCCGCGTACGACGACGTGGTCACCGCGCGCTCGACCTCGGCCGGCCGGCGCGACGACCTGCGCCGGCTCGCGTCGGCGCTCACCGCGTCCTTCTCGCTGGTGACGGCCGTCTTCGACCTCCGGCTGCGCTCGGCCGCGAGCCACCCGGAGCTGGCCGAGCTCGTCGACCGCCTCGCCACGCTGGTCGGTCAGCGCCGCGACCGGCAGGTGCGCGCCGCGCTCGACGCCCTCGAGGACGAGGTCGGGCGGGCCAGCGTCGACGAGGTCGACGCCCGCCCGGTCCTGACGACGCTCACCCAGGTGGTCCGCACGGTCGAGGGGCGCGCCGACTCGACCACGGGCAGCGACCGTCCGTCACTGGCGAGCTTCGCGCCCGGGCGCAAGGCCTGGACGTTCGCGGCCCGGCTCGGCGTGACCATGGCGGTCGCCGAGACGGTGCGCCTGCTGGTGCCGCTCGAGAAGCCGTACTGGATCGTCCTCACGGCCGCGCTGGTGCTCAAGCCCGACCTCGGGTCGGTCTTCGCCCGCGGGGTCCAGCGGACGCTGGGCACGCTCGTCGGGGTCGTCATCGGGGTGGCCATCGTCGCCGTCGTGCCGCACGGGGTGTGGCTGCTGCTGCCGATCGCGGCCTGCGCCTTCGCGTTCCCCTACGGGCGCAGCCTCAACTACGGGCTGCTGTCGACCTTCGTCACGCCGCTGGTGCTGCTGCTCATCGACTTCGGCACCCGCGTCGACGGCCGGGTGGCGCTCGACCGGCTCCTCGACACCGTGATCGGGGCCGGCGTCGTGCTGGTCGTGGGCTACCTGTGCTGGCCGGGGACGTGGCGACCGCGCCTCGGCGAGCACGTGGCGGCCGGGGTGGAGGCGCTGGCCGGCTACGCCCGCGTCGCGTTCGGCTCCGACCGCAGCCTCGTCGGCCCCGCCCGCCGGCGCGCGTACGCGGCCATGTCCGACGTGCGCGCGGAGCTGCAGAGCACGCTGGCCGAGCCGCCGCCCCTGTCGCGGCAGGCGGCCGCCTGGTGGCCGATGATCGCGCAGCTGGAGAAGACGACCGACGACCTCAGCGAAGCCGCCGCCCGGGCGAGGCACCCGGCGGCCCGACCCCCGGGAGACGACGTGGCACAGCTGGTGGCGGGCTTCGACGACCTGGCCGCGTCCCTGCGCGGGCACCGCGACCCGCGGGACCTGCCCGACCCGGCCTCGGCGCTGCTGGACGACCTGGCCGGCGACCTGCGCGGTGCCCGCGGGATCGCCCGGGGGCCGCGTCATGACTGA
- a CDS encoding DUF1684 domain-containing protein → MTEPALGARTALELADWRRRVASLYAAVRAEADPRTAHELWRRGRDTLFAEHPQSALRADDPLRSTGLPLWPYDPAYRFELPVLAPPDPDRVLELPSGETGITTLRPVGVVELPDPVGATVTVWWLEQYAGGLFLPLRDGTAGVESYGGGRYLLDTAKGADLGAAPGREGDRLVVDLNFLYHPSCRYDDAWLCPLAPPDNTVPARVEAGERMR, encoded by the coding sequence ATGACTGAGCCGGCGCTCGGCGCCCGAACGGCGCTGGAGCTGGCGGACTGGCGACGGCGGGTGGCGTCGCTCTACGCCGCCGTCCGGGCCGAGGCCGACCCGCGGACGGCGCACGAGCTGTGGCGCCGGGGCCGGGACACGCTGTTCGCCGAGCACCCGCAGAGCGCGCTGCGGGCCGACGACCCGCTGCGGAGCACCGGGCTGCCGCTGTGGCCCTACGACCCGGCGTACCGCTTCGAGCTGCCGGTCCTCGCGCCGCCGGACCCGGACCGGGTCCTCGAGCTGCCGAGCGGGGAGACCGGCATCACCACGCTGCGTCCGGTCGGGGTGGTCGAGCTGCCCGACCCCGTCGGGGCCACGGTCACCGTCTGGTGGCTGGAGCAGTACGCCGGGGGCCTGTTCCTGCCCCTGCGCGACGGCACGGCCGGCGTCGAGAGCTACGGCGGCGGTCGCTACCTGCTCGACACCGCCAAGGGCGCCGACCTCGGTGCTGCGCCGGGGCGGGAGGGCGACCGGCTGGTGGTCGACCTCAACTTCCTCTACCACCCGTCCTGCCGCTACGACGACGCCTGGCTCTGCCCGCTCGCCCCGCCCGACAACACGGTGCCGGCGCGGGTCGAGGCGGGGGAGCGGATGCGCTGA
- a CDS encoding ABC transporter ATP-binding protein produces MTERTTDRQGRTGPVVDIRDLQVSFASDAGSVKAVDGVSLQVAPGEVLAVVGESGSGKTVTAKSILGLLPASATASGVVLLAAKDGGDATDVVAVPRSRLRELRGSDVAMVFQEPSTALNPVYTVGWQIAEGLRAHTSISRRDARAKAIEVLGRVGIPDPEERVDYYPHQFSGGQKQRVVIAMALVLDPGLIVADEPTTALDVTVQAEILDLLRRCRDDFGTSILLITHNLGVVADLSDRVAVMYAGEVVEQASTAELFAHPQQDYTKKLLAAVPYVGQGRAKTAARAAAREAAQAGGTEPATVVEADGLRITYPGRLGRAGFTAVDGVSFRLRSGEVLGLVGESGSGKTTIGRAIAGLTKVTGGSLTVLGQEMRGVKERTFRPHRRDIGFVFQDPASSFNPLLTIADCVAEPLVVHGRADDPRAARQRVDELLEAVQLPRAYGDRYPHELSGGQRQRASLARALALDPTLLIADEPTSALDVSVQARVLELFAELQAELGFACLFISHDLAVVDLLADRIAVLYRGRLVEEGTGEQVLEAPEHPYTQRLLASLPVPDPVAQSARRAELARIQAVAADRR; encoded by the coding sequence ATGACCGAGCGCACGACCGACCGGCAGGGGCGCACCGGCCCCGTCGTCGACATCCGCGACCTCCAGGTCAGCTTCGCCAGCGACGCGGGCTCGGTGAAGGCCGTCGACGGCGTGAGCCTGCAGGTGGCGCCGGGCGAGGTGCTCGCGGTCGTGGGCGAGTCCGGCAGCGGCAAGACCGTGACGGCCAAGAGCATCCTCGGCCTGCTGCCCGCGAGCGCCACCGCGTCGGGGGTGGTGCTGCTGGCCGCCAAGGACGGCGGCGACGCAACCGACGTCGTGGCGGTCCCGCGCTCACGCCTGCGCGAGCTGCGCGGCTCCGACGTCGCGATGGTCTTCCAGGAGCCGTCCACGGCGCTCAACCCGGTCTACACCGTCGGCTGGCAGATCGCCGAGGGCCTGCGCGCCCACACCTCGATCAGCCGGCGCGACGCGCGGGCCAAGGCGATCGAGGTCCTGGGCCGGGTCGGCATCCCCGACCCCGAGGAGCGCGTCGACTACTACCCCCACCAGTTCTCCGGCGGGCAGAAGCAGCGCGTGGTCATCGCGATGGCGCTCGTGCTCGACCCCGGCCTGATCGTCGCCGACGAGCCGACGACGGCGCTCGACGTCACCGTGCAGGCCGAGATCCTCGACCTGCTGCGGCGCTGCCGCGACGACTTCGGCACCTCGATCCTGCTGATCACGCACAACCTCGGCGTGGTCGCGGACCTGTCGGACCGCGTCGCGGTGATGTACGCGGGCGAGGTCGTCGAGCAGGCCAGCACCGCCGAGCTCTTCGCCCACCCGCAGCAGGACTACACCAAGAAGCTGCTGGCGGCCGTGCCGTACGTGGGTCAGGGCCGGGCGAAGACCGCAGCCCGCGCCGCCGCCCGGGAGGCCGCCCAGGCCGGCGGGACCGAGCCGGCGACGGTGGTCGAGGCCGACGGGCTGCGCATCACCTACCCGGGCCGGCTCGGCCGGGCGGGCTTCACCGCCGTCGACGGCGTCTCGTTCCGGCTGCGGTCGGGCGAGGTGCTCGGCCTGGTGGGGGAGAGCGGCTCGGGCAAGACCACCATCGGGCGGGCGATCGCGGGTCTCACCAAGGTGACCGGCGGGTCGCTGACGGTGCTCGGCCAGGAGATGCGCGGGGTCAAGGAGCGCACGTTCCGTCCGCACCGGCGCGACATCGGGTTCGTCTTCCAGGACCCGGCCTCGAGCTTCAACCCGCTGCTCACGATCGCCGACTGCGTGGCGGAGCCGCTGGTCGTGCACGGGCGCGCCGACGACCCGCGCGCCGCCCGCCAGCGGGTGGACGAGCTGCTCGAGGCGGTGCAGCTGCCGCGGGCCTACGGCGACCGCTACCCCCACGAGCTCAGCGGCGGCCAGCGGCAGCGGGCCAGCCTGGCCCGCGCGCTCGCGCTGGACCCCACGCTGCTCATCGCCGACGAGCCGACCTCGGCGCTGGACGTGAGCGTGCAGGCGCGGGTCCTGGAGCTCTTCGCCGAGCTGCAGGCCGAGCTGGGCTTCGCCTGCCTCTTCATCAGCCACGACCTCGCGGTGGTCGACCTGCTCGCCGACCGGATCGCCGTGCTCTACCGCGGTCGGCTGGTCGAGGAGGGGACGGGCGAGCAGGTCCTGGAGGCGCCGGAGCACCCGTACACGCAGCGCCTGCTGGCCTCGCTGCCCGTGCCCGACCCGGTCGCGCAGAGCGCGCGCCGCGCCGAGCTCGCGCGCATCCAGGCCGTGGCGGCCGACCGGCGCTGA